In Streptomyces venezuelae, the sequence TCGACTGCGCGAGCCGCCGCGCCGGGTCGATGGTGAGCACGACCGCCTTGCGCCCGCGCCCGGCCGCCCGTACGCCGAGCGCCGCGGCCGTGGTGGTCTTGCCGACCCCGCCCGCCCCGCAGCACACGATGATCCGGGTCTCCCGGTCGTCCAACAGCCGGTCGACCGCCAGCCGTGGCGGAGTGTCCATGCCCACGGTGCCCACCCCCTCGCTCATTCGGCCACCGACTGCTTCCGCAACTCCTTGGCCAGCGCGTACAGCCCGGCCAGATCCATCCCCGCGCCGAGCAGGGGCAGTTCGTACGTCGGCAGGTCCAGCCCCGCCAGTACGGCGCGCTGCGCGCGCTCCAGCTCCACCCGGCTCGCGTGCTCGGCAGCCTGCGTGAGCAGCGGGTCCACCAGCCGCTCGGCCAGCCCGCCGCGCCGCGCGCCGCCGAGGCCCGCCCGGGACAGCGACTTCGCCACCCCGGCGCGGTGGTCGCCGGCCGCGGTGCGCAGGGTGTCCTCGTCCAGGTGGTGCGGCCGGACCATGTTCACGACGACCCGTCCGACCGGAAGTCCGGCGCGGCGCAGTTCCTCGATGCCGTCCGCGGTCTCCTGGACGGGCATCTCCTCCAGCAGGGTGACCAGGTGCACGGCGGTCTCGGGGGACTTCAGGACCTTCATGACGGCCTGGGCCTGGTTGTGGATCGGCCCGAACCGGGCCAGGCCCGCCACCTCGTCGTTGACGTTCAGGAAGCGGGTGATCCGGCCGGTCGGCGGCGCGTCCATGATGACGTGGTCGTAGACGAACCGGCCGCTCTTGTCCTTGCGCCGCACGGCCTCGCACGCCTTGCCGGTCAGCAGCACGTCGCGCAGTCCCGGCGCGATCGTCGTCGCGAAGTCGATGGCGCCGAGCTTCTTGAGCGCGCGGCCGGCCGAACCGAGCTTGTAGAACATCTGGAGGTAGTCCAGCAGTGCCCGTTCGGCGTCGATGGCGAGCGCGTAGACCTCACCGCCCCCGCCGGGCGCCACGGCGATCTTCCGTTCCTCGTAGGGGAGTGCCTCGGCGCCGAAGAGCTGCGCGAGCCCCTGCCTGCCCTCGACCTCCACCAGAAGAGTCCGGCCGCCCTCGCGTGCGAGGGCAAGCGCGAGTGCCGCGGCGACCGTGGTCTTGCCGGTGCCGCCCTTGCCGCTGACCACCTGGAGCCTGCTCACAGCGTCCGAGCCTAATTCCTCGGGTTCGGCTCCGGGGGTGCCGGGTGGTTCTGCCGGAGTGTTCGGGGGGTGAGCTCCGTTACGTCCGCGCCTGCCCGGGTGAGGTGGCCGGACGTCGGTTCCGGGGGCGGCATGCGCCCCGCACGACAGGCACTACCCTCGCTCCCATGACCAAGAAGTTCGAATACGCGACGGTCCCGCTGCTGGTTCACGCCACCAAGCAGATCCTGGACACCTGGGGCGAGGACGGCTGGGAGCTCGTCCAGGTCGTGCCCGGCCCGAACAACCCCGAGC encodes:
- a CDS encoding ArsA-related P-loop ATPase; translated protein: MSRLQVVSGKGGTGKTTVAAALALALAREGGRTLLVEVEGRQGLAQLFGAEALPYEERKIAVAPGGGGEVYALAIDAERALLDYLQMFYKLGSAGRALKKLGAIDFATTIAPGLRDVLLTGKACEAVRRKDKSGRFVYDHVIMDAPPTGRITRFLNVNDEVAGLARFGPIHNQAQAVMKVLKSPETAVHLVTLLEEMPVQETADGIEELRRAGLPVGRVVVNMVRPHHLDEDTLRTAAGDHRAGVAKSLSRAGLGGARRGGLAERLVDPLLTQAAEHASRVELERAQRAVLAGLDLPTYELPLLGAGMDLAGLYALAKELRKQSVAE
- a CDS encoding DUF4177 domain-containing protein, producing MTKKFEYATVPLLVHATKQILDTWGEDGWELVQVVPGPNNPEQLVAYLKREKA